Proteins encoded together in one Desulfovibrio sp. UCD-KL4C window:
- a CDS encoding PAS domain-containing sensor histidine kinase, whose translation MKIISIHTLSKRIRNYLSFLLVISIMCLSLSLLLFSWMINNEIIEKADTWGTYITNRINFIENIMQSKNSLDYGVTSILRVSAQGEILSSRPDPVENSNISNSSLFNKIKSFTPGQFSLLSVKEQNKTKLYLAKRLDNSFIIAELNLKDLVPVSPQEAELFIFNKNNICMLHTGNLYTLHPERMHRIMMSSLHIFASAKIRIEKAGPITIVVAKDISKEFYCIFMFILLAITAVIIILKKSTFLTWDLADTEKDFSSIKELLADVSMPPVRKLNHLHAIEYAAENIRKVDWNAEVEKMTFIENREYILTTAFFAGNILQLLDEVTIHSKELSKSRQEYRDLVQRAHSIIIRMDMKGNCTFFNEYAQSFFGFSQEEILGKNIVGTIIHKTESGNSNIENFIFNMLEHPENFPTNINQNICKDGNKSWLYWSNSPVHDDEGNIIEILSVGTDITERKRVEQELQQTKNYIKDIIDSMPSIIIGVNSEGEIIHYNSNAEKKSIIAANQLLGNQIGTAFPDLAKYSSHIEKAIKTSIPEAEIRAPYGHDGQKFQDIMIYPLSGDIKGAVVRIDDATERAKIEEIMVQTEKMMSIGGLAAGMAHEINNPLGGILQGIQNIIRRFSPELAPNILAAKKAGCNIDSIIAYVEDRKIITTIEGITEAGIRAAEIVSRMLEFSRKSNFSKTTCDIRTLIDNSLSLALQDYDPNKKHDFKKIKITKEYSESLNLISCSKTEIEQVILNLLRNSAQAMFDWPDMTATPEISIKTSSLGDMVRCSISDNGPGMDHDTKKRVFEPFYTTKNPGSGTGLGLSVSYFIITQNHKGTLNVNSSKGKGTTFTIILPTMQD comes from the coding sequence AAAATATAATGCAATCAAAAAACTCTCTTGATTATGGCGTAACCTCTATACTTAGGGTTTCAGCACAAGGAGAGATCCTCAGCAGCAGACCTGATCCTGTAGAAAACAGTAACATTTCAAATTCTTCTTTATTTAATAAAATTAAGAGCTTTACCCCCGGACAGTTTTCTTTATTATCAGTAAAAGAACAAAACAAAACAAAACTCTACTTAGCTAAACGACTGGATAATTCTTTTATAATTGCGGAACTTAATTTAAAAGACTTGGTCCCGGTATCCCCCCAAGAAGCAGAACTTTTTATATTTAATAAAAACAATATCTGTATGTTACATACTGGCAATCTTTACACTCTTCATCCTGAAAGAATGCACAGAATAATGATGTCTTCATTACATATATTTGCATCAGCCAAAATACGAATTGAGAAAGCCGGACCAATTACAATTGTTGTTGCCAAAGACATTTCCAAAGAATTTTATTGCATTTTTATGTTTATACTTCTTGCTATCACTGCCGTTATAATAATTCTTAAAAAATCTACGTTCCTAACATGGGATCTTGCAGACACAGAAAAAGATTTTTCCAGCATCAAAGAGTTGCTCGCAGATGTATCAATGCCGCCGGTTAGAAAGCTAAACCATCTTCATGCAATAGAATATGCTGCTGAGAATATACGAAAAGTTGACTGGAATGCTGAAGTCGAAAAAATGACCTTTATTGAAAATCGCGAATATATATTAACCACAGCGTTTTTTGCTGGTAACATACTGCAGCTACTGGATGAAGTTACAATTCACTCAAAAGAACTTTCTAAATCAAGACAAGAATATAGAGATTTAGTTCAACGAGCCCACAGCATAATTATCAGAATGGACATGAAAGGGAATTGCACTTTTTTTAATGAATATGCGCAATCATTTTTCGGGTTTTCTCAAGAAGAAATACTTGGCAAAAACATTGTAGGAACTATTATTCATAAGACTGAAAGCGGAAACTCAAACATTGAAAATTTTATATTTAATATGCTTGAACATCCAGAGAACTTTCCTACCAACATAAATCAAAACATCTGCAAAGACGGAAATAAGTCATGGCTTTACTGGTCAAACAGCCCTGTTCATGACGACGAAGGAAACATTATTGAAATCCTTTCAGTCGGTACTGATATAACGGAACGCAAACGTGTTGAACAAGAACTGCAGCAAACAAAAAATTATATTAAAGACATCATCGATTCGATGCCGTCGATAATAATCGGGGTAAATAGTGAAGGAGAAATCATTCACTATAATTCTAATGCAGAAAAGAAATCAATAATAGCGGCAAACCAGCTTCTCGGAAATCAAATAGGTACGGCTTTTCCAGATCTTGCAAAATACTCATCACATATTGAAAAAGCCATCAAGACATCAATACCTGAAGCAGAAATTCGAGCACCATATGGTCATGATGGACAAAAGTTTCAGGATATCATGATCTACCCGCTAAGCGGAGACATTAAGGGCGCAGTTGTACGAATTGATGATGCAACGGAACGGGCTAAAATCGAAGAAATAATGGTCCAGACAGAAAAGATGATGTCCATTGGAGGTCTTGCGGCAGGAATGGCCCACGAGATTAATAATCCCCTTGGCGGAATTCTACAAGGTATTCAAAATATTATCCGAAGATTTTCCCCGGAACTGGCACCTAATATACTAGCCGCTAAGAAAGCAGGATGCAATATAGACTCGATAATAGCTTATGTAGAAGATCGTAAAATCATCACCACTATTGAAGGAATAACCGAAGCTGGAATTCGTGCTGCTGAAATAGTATCGCGCATGCTAGAATTCAGCCGCAAAAGCAATTTTAGCAAAACCACCTGCGACATTAGGACTCTAATCGATAATTCACTGTCATTAGCGCTGCAAGACTATGACCCTAATAAAAAGCATGATTTTAAAAAAATAAAAATAACTAAGGAATATTCTGAATCATTAAATCTGATTTCTTGTTCCAAAACTGAAATTGAACAAGTCATTCTCAACTTACTTAGAAATTCCGCGCAAGCAATGTTTGACTGGCCTGACATGACGGCAACACCTGAGATCAGCATTAAAACTTCAAGCTTAGGTGATATGGTAAGATGCTCGATCTCTGACAATGGACCAGGAATGGACCACGATACCAAAAAAAGAGTTTTTGAACCATTCTATACTACAAAGAATCCCGGAAGCGGTACCGGACTGGGGCTTTCTGTTTCCTATTTTATAATTACACAAAACCATAAAGGAACTCTGAATGTAAATTCCTCTAAAGGAAAAGGAACTACATTTACAATCATACTGCCTACTATGCAGGACTAA